The sequence below is a genomic window from Carassius auratus strain Wakin chromosome 42, ASM336829v1, whole genome shotgun sequence.
caacttaatttttgaaactttgtccatgtttaacatgggaatccaactctttaacagtgtaaaaaactcagtatgcatgaaatagcatttcaccccccctttaaataatgaTCTAcctaaaaatgtctaaaaatataataactatCTGTCTACCTAGCTCttataatttgttaaatattatattaatagaagccaaacaaaaaaattacataaataaaaagatgCATATGCAGATGTCTATGCATACCCTTTAGCAACACAGTCCACTATCACAAGCTGAAAATGCTTTTCAGAAAACTATGAAGTTCACCTTATAAAATTTGTAATTACTAGACAGACACATGGATATTTTTTCCCATTCCTCCATGTAATTGGAGAGCTACTTGCATTAAACAGGTGGAAATGTTGCTTAATTCTTAATTGCTGCTATGTGCAGATGAGCTTCTCTACTAATTTTTGTTAAgttgatttagttttatttgctATTAGTATTCTCCATACAACAAAATACATATGTGTTAATTCAGCTATGTGTAGGCCTTTTTCAATTATAGGCCAAATGGCCTCTCACATTGATTTGATACAGGCCACATAATTTTACCTTTACAGGACGATCCCATATTTTTTGGGACGGGTAGCAACCCTGATTTTCACTATACCTTATGTCTCTGTACAGCTAAACACTTGAGGCTTGCTAAAGAAAGACAGTGAACTGTCCCTACCTTTATATGATTCAATGTTATGTGACTATCAAAAATGTGAGATATCAAAGAAACCCAGATATCTCTAAATTCCAGAATTCAGGCCATTCTTGTTTGAATCACTTTTAATGTACTGCTTGCATATGTtgtatttataatctttttttaatgcatcagacaaatgtttttaaatctaCAAGTAGATCAATCAGAAAAATTTTTGCAAACATGACTTTTCACACTGGTTATTTTACTTTTGTTCACATAGTGCTTCATAAAATGTCCTGTGCACAAGTAATCTTTTGGTTTATACTGCTCAGGAACAGTGCTATAAACAAATTCTTATTTTGTCTGTTTTCGGGAAGTTAAACGAAGGGGTTTTGCTTTCATTTGGAAACACGGTGTTGCAGAGACATGGACAACACTTCAATTACAGAAGCATCACCTTATTTGTTTATGTCTTTGGTCAGGTATTATGTTAATATGTTACAGTATGTATGTCATGGAGCAGTGTTCTCTGTTAGATAGAATAAATCCCTTTTGTGTGAGTCTATGAGCTTTGTATATTAGCAATCTTAAACAAAGATAAACAGACATTACACACTAAAGGATAAAGAcattaaaaagcatcatatggcCCATTTAATTTCATATCCAAGTGAACCTTAATCTGTTTATCTTACCTCAGTATGTTGATCTGACAGTGTgaactcttcagtccatcagacaGAAACTCCACACCTGAATCTTGTATGTTATTGtgactcaggtccagctctctcagtgaGTTTGATGATTGTAGAGATGAAAACAAACGTTTACAGAACTGACCAGAGAGTTTACAGCATGACAATCTAAATAGAACAAAGTACAAATATTATCATGTATCTTTTCAAAACATGCAGTTCCTGATATTTTGTCTAGTGCTTTTTACTCAAAAGTAGCTGTCtcatattttgaaatgcattgaTAGGACAATAAGTCAACTTATTGTCTCTGgatcaaattatattttagagAAGATCCCAGACCTCAGTATGTTGAGTTGACAGTGTGAACCCTTGAGTccatcagagagcagcttcactcctgaatcctgcaggtgATTGtgactcaggtccagctctctcagtgaGTTTGATGATTGTAGAGATGAAAACAAGCTTTTGCATAACTGAGTAGTGAGATTACAGTCAGCAAGTCTATAAAATAGAATGAAATATGATCCAATAAAAAGAGATAtacaaaacacaaatgtacacataCGTAACACTGTTCAGAAAGATAGACTGCCCAGTTACAGTCGAAAAGTCTAAACTTTGAGATGTTCCTGTCTGTGGGGTCACAGATGAGTCTCTGCATAATGTTAGGAAAGTTAGGAAagagtttatattattattattattttgatcccTTGTGCAGCAAAGCAGTTGGGCctcatttataaatgttgtgtaaaaacataaaacataaaacctgCACTGAAAGAGGTGTACACCATTTCCGACACAAAAGGTGGGATCTAAATATTATTTGGCCAGTGGAAATAAATGATGTAAAAGCCATTTTGGTCTTTCCTTTGAATTGTTATTTACAGGTATGTCCATTAGGGGTCACTTGGTTGAATGTTCGCAAAATATAGGTGGGAACCTTCCTTCAGGTAACAGGTGTTGCTGGAAGGAAGGTGCACACAGTTTTTGAAAGCTTCGCTGGTGGTGAGCCACTGTACCACTCAATGCAAGTCATTTACTGGTGGTTTTACTGACTGTTTGTTTGGATTCCTGCCTACATGTAAATGAAGACTGGTAACAGTAAAATAAATCTTCAAGCATTTAGCATTTTAACATCTTGTGTGGACCTTTCAGTTAGTACTAATCCAAGCATATGCGTCCATTTACAAACATCCCTCAGATGCTTAAAGTATTAGACTTGGCCGCTTACAAATTAGATAAATTCTATTATAAAATATGGAGGTTGCTCTCTGACTGTGCACCACAGCCTCACACGCACCACAGTTATGTTtgagataattttattttaaatgccataatgtcaGCTGAAAACaattgcaattgtgttttaaaatacaacaagaaGCATCaggaaaccatttaaagaggcacgTTCAGTGgtcagtaaaatgatctcaaatgtATGGCacactctcttcattttatcaaatgataatAATCACACCTATTCATTTTATAACCCatctactagcattttattaaaactataccccctttaattcgggtgagaacgtttttttttgtgggttttGCACCtcctgtcataccagtgactgCGCTGCTGCAATAGGAGCATTTTGCAGCATATAGGTTAAccattaatcgattaattgatggTTAATTTAAATGATGGTCGATCATGAAAATGAtcgaaaattgacatccctaattGCCATGTCAAAGAAAAGTGTGTCATGATTTGACAGAGAAACTACAATACTGTGTCTGAacaaagcagaatttttttttaaaagagacaAATTTTTTAGACAGTTTTTTATCCCCAATCACAAATGTactcacagagcttttctgcagttcaccacagctggtatcagtctcCATCTACCctcatctgatgtgttgtatttcttcAGATCAAACTCATCCAGCACCTCCTCTGATATCTGAAGCATGTAAGCTATAGTTGAGCATTGACCAGGAGAGAGTCGTTTCATTGAGCAATTCTCTGATTGcacaaactcctgaatctctctgTACAAAGTCTGATCCTTCATTTCCAtcagacagaggaacagattgatgtATTTCTCAGCTGAGAGACATGCATTACCCCtgattttgtctttaatgtactGTGTGACTCTTTTGATGGTCTCTGAGCTGTTCTCTCTGTGTGTCAATAGATCCtctaagagtctctgattggactccagtgagacgcCCATCAGGAACCGCAggaaaagatccaggtgtccattttCACTCTTTAAGGAATTATCAACTGCTGGTGTTAGTAGCTGATGCAGATTGTATTCCCTATGGTAATGCTGAtaatcttctttcaaaaacaacttTAGTGTTTTCTTATTCTTGTCTACATGGGAGTAAAACACAAAGAAAGCAGCTAGAAACTCCTGAAAGCTCAGATGTATGAAGCAgtagactttcctctgatgaatcacagattcctgcttaaagatctcagtgcacatcccagaatacactgaggcGTCAGTGGCGCCTATGccgctctcaatcaggtcctcctcatagaacatcacattgcccttcattAGCTGTTTGAAAGCCAGCTCAGCAAGTTTCAAAATCAAGTGTCTGTTGGACTTAaggagtttctctggatctctctcaTCATACTTCTGATTCCTCATGCAGATCTGAGTCAGCAgaaagtggatgtacatttcagtcagagtttgagggatttctgcactgTCATCTTGTTTCAGGAGGTTCTGAAGCACTGtggctgagatccagcagaagacagggatgtgacacatgatgtggaggcttcttgatCTTCtaatgtgtgagatgattctgctggcttcatgctcatcactgattctcttcctgaaatattcctcttTCTGAAGCTCATtgaatccctgaatttctgtCACACGGTTGATGTATTTTAAGTGGATCTGACTGgttgctgctggtctggaggttatccagatgagagcagagggaagcaggtCTCCTCTGATGAGGTTTGACATTAACTCAGCCACTGATGAAGACTTATTCATATCAAGGACTCTCTCATCATCTGAAAATGTCAGTGgaattctgctttcatccagaccatcaaagatgaacacaactttactCTCTTCAAAAATCTTTGAGTCCAGATtttgaagttcaggatgaaagtccagcagaagtctgtgaagactgtaccGATGATCTTtaatcaagttcagctctcgaaatggaagcacaaacatgaaatctacttCCTGGTTGGCTTTTCCCTCggtccagtccagaatgaacttctgcacagagacggtttttccaattccagcgatgcctttagtaagaacagtcttgattTTGTCTTTCTCCCCACATCCTGGTTCATGTAAGggtttaaagatgtcattgcagcAGATTGGAGTGTCTTTtgttctggctgttttctccatctgtaaaacctcatgttcttcattcacccTTTCACTCTCTCCttctatgatgtagagctgtgtgtagatcTTGTTCAGGTGGATTTGATTCCTTCCGTGTTTGGATCCTTCAGATAAGCTCTCATGCCTGGTCTTCATGCTGGCTTTGTGTTGGTCTTTGACTATCTGTCTGATGAGGGTCTGAAGGTCGGAGCTAGTGTAGGTCAGATTGGGCATCACTGATCTGATCACATCATCTCTCTGCACTCTGCAGAAACAGTGAGATTAATAGAAAAactgtgaattaaaaataaagaaaatcattcaaatattcaagCATTTCCAGAGCTGACAGCCTTGGGGGCAGCGTTTAGACATGTAGCATTGCTACATAGATTGGGTCCCCTACAGCAACCATTCAGCACCAAACATTCAAGCCAACctagttattttaaaatctttgtcTGGAATTTAATAATACTGACCTACTACTTTTGCTATTGGTTTTTACCACTAGGTATCCACGTATTTAATCAGAAACCTACCCATAGCCACGGGAGCATATAGGTTCCGTTTGTTCGAGATGTGTCATTCTACAAAAGTACTGTTTGTTCTTTAATGTCATACGCCGATCAgtctgcacagcacaaacaagctttttttatttaggGTGCCGGGGTGTGGTGCCACGGTGGGAGATTTTAAACAAAATCCTACTATTAAACAgccaaaacatttataaatgaacatacaaatgaataaagacagaaatatttgagaactaatatattttcttatttaaagggAATTTTACTAAGAATTAACTCAAACTTATGCACCATTTATCCTCTGTATCATAATCAATATCATGGTGCAACCTCTAGATGGCTGTATAGCcctacatataaatacatataaatggtTTGCTGCAGAGTGAAAACTTACAACACAAAGCACATTACTTGTATAAGGTTATTCATTGATATATTTTCagacattattaaaaatacatttagtaaaaattttaatttaaatgttgatttgaagtgtcaattattattattatagtcaaaTCTGGCAAAGACAGCATTTTATTAGGTTAGTCATACTAGCTACACCGTGATCAGTCACAATTAATATTGGTTCAGTGTGACCGGGgcgttattttaaaaacatagaatTGAGTGTTTACATACCATTAACAAAAACGTTCTGTGGTCAAGATGTGTATCCTATTTGAAAAAATCTGCATCACAATCAGCAGCTGGTAAATTGCGATTCCAGTAGCTTTAATGGCATGTTGAAATGACTATAAAAAGCATCGATGGTACTAATCTTGCAGAAATAATTTTGCGGAAACCGATAAATAAgccataattttgttttatttgtaactcTTGGTTAGatacatttataatttctatTGCGTTACCACTAGTACTGTTACTGCTAACAAAAGAGTTCTTTGGGGGCCCCAAAAGTGTGTGGGCCCTTAGAATTGTCCTAGCTTCCCTCACTTATCCGTGCCCCTGACAATAattgcaaaaatggcaaaaaatgtaatcttaaagctgcagtgcataacttttggtgctctagtggttaataaacataactgtgtgtgtcttgcagaagaacattatAGCCAGAgatacttctctctgtttatgtctattgTGAATCATGCAGGTACTGGGCTACTCCACAGCGGTACCTACCCGAACCAGTCTAAAtattctgaatataaacacttattataggtgtgccatagtgattcaggacaagtcaaatacacatttagaaaaattgaTTCATGTGCCTCGTTTACACTGCCAGTTAAATGTGACCCAATTCTGATGTTTTGCTCATATGTGACACAGATCGGATCTGTTCTAGGAGAGTGTAAACGGGGGGGAAAACACATGCTTTCGGATATTTCAAGATCAGTTTCAGGTCTCATTCATATgtggaaataaatctgaaataaatcagATATGTGCCAATGCGACTGTCATGTAAACAGGCAGACGGGATTTTCTGAGGCATtgcgttccctttcagtcggtcacgttctacattatgtcagaaagagactgacgaatgggatcTCACccaagagcccaatcaccttcgagtagttacaaaacgagccaatggtacgcTGAGTACCCTGGCCTGTGGAATTTGCATCACAAGCTctgccccgcagagcgggtactgtattttccagactataagtcacactttttttcatagtttggctggtcctgcgacttacagccaggtgcgacttatttattaaaatgaatttgacatgaaccaagagaaatgaattaagacaaatgaaccaagggaaaacattacagtctacagccgccagaggccgctctatactgctcagtgccctgtagtctacactgaagacatagagcgccctctcgcggctggagacggtaatgttttctcttggttcttggttctaaataaatgcgacttatagtccagtgcgacttatatgtttttttcctcgtcatgacgtatttttggactgatgcgacttatactcaggtgcgacttaaagtccgaaaaatacggtatataaggagcagcgcgagcaactcgcattcaagctttcgcttcggagccgagcacattgCTTGCTGCtttcaccggagtgtttacaagcgaGTCAGCTGGTGTTGATGTGACGGTGcaattcagcggttcgtctgggtttcctgcagtCAGCTCCTGCGTTCCCCTGAGCACTTCAGCGCCACTGAAGGAGCTTTATCTCTCACAAAAGAGTAACAGGTTGattttgcgtctttttaaagacgtTATTTCGCCTGTGTGTTTCTGGGTGTGGTCGACATATCTCTCCTTGTGACGGCCGCAATCGCTGTCTCACATATCTGGGCTTTCAGCACGCTGACAATACGTTCATGGAtgactcatgttctcattgcggtgacatgaccatctcggagtTAAGATCGAGAATCGATTACCTTAAAGGTacagagtcccctctgccacactcCGTACTAGCTCCTCTtctcggctggtggccagggggatctgagggttaccgtgtgggcttcaACGATGAGCCagcctcctcgggccacacccccctcacaaacgccgcagccggttgagtttcTGGATGAGTTCAGAACTCTTGACTGGCTTGactggaatcctccaccctgtcccaagcgctcgaggctggatgactggttcctgggggctgctcgtgCTGATCGCCAGCAcaccctctggttcctttctttcaggaagtgcaccaggaagtgacCAGTTAacggaaggcacctttaactgcccaaaACCGTTCTAGAATTTCCTCCACCTTCAATGCTCTCGATTGTGGAGTGGCCAAGGgttatgctgggattcccccagtggagcgttctgttgcgatgcaactgtgtctgCAGAGCAGCTCCGCATGGCGGTCCCAAGctccctccaaggcctgtaatttctcatccacgcttgtggctaaagcttacagagctgcgggccaggccacTTCTGCCCTGCACGCCATGACTTCCCTTCAAAAGCAGACCAAGCTGCTTAGCAGCTGCACGGGGGCAGTGCTGACCTGGGGTTTTTTCACGAGGCGAGCGctgctaccgacctcgctctccgggcaACGAAGGTTACTGCGGgttccttgggtcaggtgatgtccactttggtggtccaggagcaccTCCACGGCGACGCAGTAGAGAagtttgcccagcagttctctgccgcccagaagcaacgggcatgctgcgtcaggctcctggacaggaccccaacttaagtggcatgtcaattgcctcgagttgctcgCTGTACGGTTTGTTCTGCACTGCTCCAAGACCCTGCtcaaggacaagcacgttctggacAACGGGCAACACTGCGACCGTGGCGTACATCAACTGTTTGAACGGTCTACGCTACGCTACGCTATGTCACAACTCGCTATtgtggagtcagaagcatctgaggtctattcgtgccattcacatcctGGGCAGGCttaatcgtgcagccgacgagctctcacggcagcagtctcgccccggggaatggagactccacccccagtcgtgATTTGGGAATGCTTCGGagatgctcaggtagacctgttgcCTCTCcggaaaattcccactgccagttgttttactccctgactgAGAGCACCCTtggcacggacgcactggcacacagctggccactGGGTCTGCGCAGGtttgcgtttcccccagtgagccttcttgcacaggcgttgtgcaagatcagggaggatgaggagcaggttCTCATGGTTATGCCTTTTTGGCtcagccggacctggttcccccaAACTTGTACGGAACagaacgtctccgttccctccttcagggaacgagggttacatatacGTAACTGAGACGTTCTGTTCATCATTAAAACTGCGAAAATGTTGTACTTCTCCGGTGTTTAGCGACGTCATATTTGACCCGTGCTGGCAAAATGATTGTAAATTTGCACAGGCTATTTTGAACTACATTTTGCAGCGGACTGTCACCCGAAGTGCTTGCATATATTGGTGCGcgatcctgacacacacacacacaattacagtaTTTCAGAATTCACGCAAACataatctgttttgttttaagtGAACGCTTAGGGAAATGTTGGAAGAAAACAtctgatgtgtaacattatattagatccaTGCATTACAGTATAGGACGTCTGTATCATGATCATAATGTTAatctaacaataaaagaaaagaggGAATCACGCGCTGCACTTCACTGAACtacttttgtagttttaataatcaatttaatcgTAATCTAATGAACACACTtaagttatttttacatttgattgtgTTTCGTACATGAATGCTTTAGTTTAGATAAAATTATAAAGgtaatgcatatttttctttCTAGACTATTTGTTCTAtgcctactgtttttttttgtatctgttcttatttataatagcaaatataaaataaaaatagctggattattaatatagtaattaagaataagaaaaaaagaggacTTCACTATCGACTTCAAATATCGATTCCAACAAATcataaataattttgaagaatTTCAAATTTTCCCCCAATATTAATTATTCACTTATTTATTATTGCTCACTGAGACTCATTTTGTCAGCAGAAGTCACATAAGTCACATTATTCTCATGAGGAGCATGTGAGGCATTAAATGACAACAATGCATGCACAATGTTTCAGATGGCATGGTAAGTGTAAACACATGAATCAGATAGAGGTCACAATTGAAAGAACGTGTAAACGGACAGCCAAAAATCTGATATAGTCAACAAATCAGAActgggcatcaagacctgcagtgtaaacgaggccatggtgtactcgcttattatatcaaatttttacattttttacattgttattatTGCAGAATAAACCCCAACAGGTTGATCAGGGCCCAGGTGTGAAGTGTGTAGCAAAGAAAAAATAAGGAATATTCAATACTATAATTGTGGATAATTGTGTTCCCTTTAAATATCACAACACATCATATttatgaccctggagcacaaaaccagtcttaagtctctgggggtatatttgtagcaatagccaaaaaaacattgtatgggtcaaaagatagatttttcttttatgccaaaaatcattaggatattaataaGTAAAGATAATTTTCCATGAAGTTATTTAGTAAATTTAATGttgtaaatatatgaaaacttaatttttcattactaatatgcattgccaagaacttaatttggacatctttaagggtgattttctcaatatttctttttttgaaatttgcaccctcagattccagattttcaaatagttgtatcccagccaaatattgtctgttgatgtataaatattaatttcgGAAAAATTGACagttatgactgattttgtggtccagggtcacatttatactCACTCAGGCTCAGAGGTCTTTGCTCCATCACTGAACTGAATGGGATTATCCATGGATgtgtcactcttcacagacacacagctgggttctGGAGCTGCTGCTTCATGTGTGTGAACATCCGCCTCCTCTTCTCTCTTCTCACAGAGACTCATTTCACAGGCGTTGCTTTagaatgaaacaaaaatacaattaaaatacacctttaaatgaaattttaagacacacaaaaaaaactttaaaagaatgtttaagaaacaattaaaTTCTTGGATGTGTTTTTTGAATTTATGAATTCTTGTCAGTTACACTAATGCcatataatatcaaaataaatatagtttcTTTCTTGTCTATTTCCCATTCCATAccaattctgaaaacaaaatagaaaatttaaacaaaataaaatctttttttttctttttttcatacttGTGCAGCAACGAGTGATAACAGGTTTTTGTAAACTCAGTCTAAACAGAGGACAAAACTTTACACAATTCCTCTGATCATACAGTATGTCTAGACACCAGAGCCAACTTAGAATGAACTTGGACTCAATAAATATATCACAGAAATTGCTTTATACATTACTTGCATAATTTGTATAACACATTTAAGGATTATTCATTCTGTTACTGGGGTGTATGTTTTGGTGCCTTACTGGAATCCTCCGTATTcagttatttgtatattatattctgtatattttatacTATCTTACTGTCAGTTATACTGCAGTTATATTAAAACTTattaatatacattgctaagaccTTCATTTGGAAATCTTTAAGgaagattttctcaatatttagatttttttttcctgcatcctcagattccagattttctaatagttgtatcccagccaaatattgtctgttgatgtataaatcttaatatTGGAAAATTGAcgcttatgactgattttgtggtccagggtcatatttaTACTCACTCAGGCTCAGAGGTCTTTGCTCCATCACTGAACTGAATGGGATTATCCATGGATgtgtcactcttcacagacacacagctgggttctGGAGCTGCTGCTTCATGTATGTGAACATCCGCCTCCTCTTCTCTCTTCTCACAGAGACTCATTTCACAGGCGTTGCTtcagaatgaaataaaaatacaattaaaatacacctttaattgaaattttaagacatacaaaaaaaaactttaaaataatttttaagaaacaattaaATTCTTGGATGTGTTTTTGGAAGTGGCAAATTGAAAATTcatgttgtttctatttttaataaatataaataaatatttaacagattaaacatattgccaatagacaattatattaattcatgttttgtctattttcttaatgaatattagctggttggttaaatgatttgaaatgaaataatttcTGATATGGATAGTCAAAGTTTATGGCTTTTACGTTATTTTCTggttaaaagtttatttttaaaatgttgtgtacatGTGTTTGTACAGTGAATGATGAATCAGGAagtcttcattgtaaaaaaaatttacattcccAACTCAAAATTTTCTAGTGACAGGTCAcatctaaatttatttatttattttacagtgttgtacagtaggctcagtcagtactcctactcccatatatgaaatacagggaatacaatggaatagtggattacTTTTTTATATGCCAGTGTCAATAGAAGcagtagaaaataaaatacagtttcagcTTTCTCTGCACCTTGTTTTTGAACTTTTAATACATATGAGCTGAAAATCAAAATTACAGAATCAGCATTCAAGACAATATTGCAAAACATTATATTCAGAAGGCATTTTgagttgttttaataaataattcaccATTATAATTAATTGCTAAATGAAagacaaattgtttttttttaaattatccatTCTTTTTCAAAACAGGTAGAGTATGAATTGAATGGAGGTTTACAGGAATCTGTACCCTTTTGTGCTCATTTCATTTAGAAGAAATCACTCATAGcattcagataaataaatacagttctgACATATATAACCAATTTAATACTACTTTACACAATAGTTCAGTTTCTCTTTCAGTTTGACTgagttttttaaatcatattttgtgtCCTAATgttgttcacattttttttatgcagtCAGACTGCcaaaaaaatactttcatttgTGTCTGAAACTGACTGAACTGGTTTCTGCTTTCTCAAGCAAGAGGGGCAAAAACTCAAAAAGACAGAATAGCCCAGGAACAcacaaatatttactttatttctcataattaagCCTTTATCTCTCACAATTATGATTTCTTTCACATCCTGTTTTCTGTTGACATCTTATTTTGGTCACATTATTGAGTTTAAAGTAtgaagtaacatttattttattttatttattttaaatctgaaatgtaaaCAGGCTTCCATGGTTTAGTGTTGGTTTGAGAATCAGCATTTAGGACCAACAATGCACACAGTCAAACAAAATGTATCCTAGTATCTTAGATCATAAGATTGTGATGCTTTGAATTTAGAGTTCTTCCTTTTATGAGCAAAATTGCTGAAATAGTTTCAGGGTTTTTTTCATAACCAG
It includes:
- the LOC113060872 gene encoding NACHT, LRR and PYD domains-containing protein 3-like isoform X2, which codes for MSLCEKREEEADVHIHEAAAPEPSCVSVKSDTSMDNPIQFSDGAKTSEPEVQRDDVIRSVMPNLTYTSSDLQTLIRQIVKDQHKASMKTRHESLSEGSKHGRNQIHLNKIYTQLYIIEGESERVNEEHEVLQMEKTARTKDTPICCNDIFKPLHEPGCGEKDKIKTVLTKGIAGIGKTVSVQKFILDWTEGKANQEVDFMFVLPFRELNLIKDHRYSLHRLLLDFHPELQNLDSKIFEESKVVFIFDGLDESRIPLTFSDDERVLDMNKSSSVAELMSNLIRGDLLPSALIWITSRPAATSQIHLKYINRVTEIQGFNELQKEEYFRKRISDEHEASRIISHIRRSRSLHIMCHIPVFCWISATVLQNLLKQDDSAEIPQTLTEMYIHFLLTQICMRNQKYDERDPEKLLKSNRHLILKLAELAFKQLMKGNVMFYEEDLIESGIGATDASVYSGMCTEIFKQESVIHQRKVYCFIHLSFQEFLAAFFVFYSHVDKNKKTLKLFLKEDYQHYHREYNLHQLLTPAVDNSLKSENGHLDLFLRFLMGVSLESNQRLLEDLLTHRENSSETIKRVTQYIKDKIRGNACLSAEKYINLFLCLMEMKDQTLYREIQEFVQSENCSMKRLSPGQCSTIAYMLQISEEVLDEFDLKKYNTSDEGRWRLIPAVVNCRKALLADCNLTTQLCKSLFSSLQSSNSLRELDLSHNHLQDSGVKLLSDGLKGSHCQLNILRLSCCKLSGQFCKRLFSSLQSSNSLRELDLSHNNIQDSGVEFLSDGLKSSHCQINILRLAYCYLTGQCCQSLSSSLQSSNSSLRELDLSNNDLQDSGVKLLSDGLKSSHCHLNILRLSGCMVTEEGCSFLASALSSNPSHLQELDLSYNHPGQSLIELLSNPNYRLEKLNVDHGGEFRITKGLWKYACDLTLDLNTVNSRLTLSEENRKVMLVTEKQPYPDHPERFEEYPQVLCRESLTGRCYWEVEWSGFAVNISVTYKEISRKGKSNDCRFGQNEKSWSLNCFDKSFNVCHNSNITFISVPPYRSNRVGVYLDWSAGTLSFYSISDTHKTTTLHTFSSSFTEPVYAGFGVDNSSSVSLCEMKQKQLRHT
- the LOC113060872 gene encoding NACHT, LRR and PYD domains-containing protein 3-like isoform X1, yielding MSLCEKREEEADVHIHEAAAPEPSCVSVKSDTSMDNPIQFSDGAKTSEPDNACEMSLCEKREEEADVHTHEAAAPEPSCVSVKSDTSMDNPIQFSDGAKTSEPEVQRDDVIRSVMPNLTYTSSDLQTLIRQIVKDQHKASMKTRHESLSEGSKHGRNQIHLNKIYTQLYIIEGESERVNEEHEVLQMEKTARTKDTPICCNDIFKPLHEPGCGEKDKIKTVLTKGIAGIGKTVSVQKFILDWTEGKANQEVDFMFVLPFRELNLIKDHRYSLHRLLLDFHPELQNLDSKIFEESKVVFIFDGLDESRIPLTFSDDERVLDMNKSSSVAELMSNLIRGDLLPSALIWITSRPAATSQIHLKYINRVTEIQGFNELQKEEYFRKRISDEHEASRIISHIRRSRSLHIMCHIPVFCWISATVLQNLLKQDDSAEIPQTLTEMYIHFLLTQICMRNQKYDERDPEKLLKSNRHLILKLAELAFKQLMKGNVMFYEEDLIESGIGATDASVYSGMCTEIFKQESVIHQRKVYCFIHLSFQEFLAAFFVFYSHVDKNKKTLKLFLKEDYQHYHREYNLHQLLTPAVDNSLKSENGHLDLFLRFLMGVSLESNQRLLEDLLTHRENSSETIKRVTQYIKDKIRGNACLSAEKYINLFLCLMEMKDQTLYREIQEFVQSENCSMKRLSPGQCSTIAYMLQISEEVLDEFDLKKYNTSDEGRWRLIPAVVNCRKALLADCNLTTQLCKSLFSSLQSSNSLRELDLSHNHLQDSGVKLLSDGLKGSHCQLNILRLSCCKLSGQFCKRLFSSLQSSNSLRELDLSHNNIQDSGVEFLSDGLKSSHCQINILRLAYCYLTGQCCQSLSSSLQSSNSSLRELDLSNNDLQDSGVKLLSDGLKSSHCHLNILRLSGCMVTEEGCSFLASALSSNPSHLQELDLSYNHPGQSLIELLSNPNYRLEKLNVDHGGEFRITKGLWKYACDLTLDLNTVNSRLTLSEENRKVMLVTEKQPYPDHPERFEEYPQVLCRESLTGRCYWEVEWSGFAVNISVTYKEISRKGKSNDCRFGQNEKSWSLNCFDKSFNVCHNSNITFISVPPYRSNRVGVYLDWSAGTLSFYSISDTHKTTTLHTFSSSFTEPVYAGFGVDNSSSVSLCEMKQKQLRHT